The segment GCTCTAGAAGGTGGAATTCTACTAGCTTGAGTAATACACTTTGTAAATTGAGTTTTGGAGCAACCATTTATTGCATTTGACAAGAAAGGAATAATCTATGTTTTGGTAAAGGTAGGCGTGACAAGGAGATCATTATAAAGCTCATCAAGGGGATGGTTAGAGAGAAATGTTCTTCCCTAAGCAAAGTCCCTTCCTTGGCTGAAAATTATGGTTATTTAAGGATATGGGTactttattgttttcttatgtttgtttttgtCTTAGCCCAAGGGTCTTGTCCAATGGTAAGATcgtaataatctttttttcctaATCAAAAGGCTTGTCCTGTGATAGGACACTTTTTAGtagtaatatattttcaattactaaaaaagaatttgaatggATTGATAGATTCCATTGTTTTTTTCTCGCTTGTCACTAAAAGgtattttcacataaaaaattacttatgtTATTATTTCCATTGTTTAATATTTggtagtttttttattttttaagttttcctTGGTTGATTGACAAATAATTATGGAATCGTGAATGCTCCCCCTCAACAATAGTCTTGGATCCGCCACTGTGTAAGGGAGAGAAGTGTCTAAACTTTcattgaagaaaagaaacacaagcaaagtttatacaaaaattggttttatgattataattttttttttaatttttaacaaatgggtttataaaataaattaattatattttgtaaaggTGCACAGAATTACAAAAAAACCCATCAATTTCTAGATACTTTTAATTCAACCATACAAGGATACAGTCAACATTATGTCCTTACACTTCAACAATACACATACATTCACTTTCACTTTCGAGTGTGTAACAAATGACTCATTTCAAAATATGAGTGTTTGACAAATAGGCCACTTGAGGGTCGGCCtccaaacatattttcaaaatataacaaatgGTGTCATATTCAtacctcaattttttttttttttgttttttggttttttttttttgagagtGGGCTTAATCCTACTCTTGTATAGGCCCAGATCCACCCCTGTTAACATCGTCAAGTCAATTAGAATCAACGATCTATCGAAAATAGTTCAACCTGCATGATCTGGAATATACCAGACCCAAACCCCAGCAGGGTCAATACAATTATTACCTCAACTTAAATGAAGGAAAcacaagaaaaggaaaaaaaaaaatgaataaactGTAATTACTTCAACTCCTTCGCGACTAATAAGCAGCCTCTTGGACAACCTTGcacaaaatattttctaatctCATCACTCACTAACCCAAACCTACCCAATGGTGCAAGCAAGAATGGTGCTATGCTTGCACCAACCAACCATACATATATGTAACAAGTTAAATCTATAACAGTTTGAGATacttttttacatttatttcaaaaggaaaaaaaggatgGATAATTTTTCTTCAGCTTAGGCACCGGTTTCAGTCTGAACTATTCTATGTGATGAAAGCCTGGGAGGAGGGAGGTGATGAAGCCGAATACAATCATCTGGATCTCCTTCACAATGCCCCACCACTGGTTACCACCATGGGCATTCgcattctcattctcattctcattccCATTCTCAGCAACTTGATTACCACCATTCAGAGGCTGGTTCTCATTCTCAACTCCAGCTTGTCCCTCTGCAGTAAGTTATTACAGCAGCATGCTTTAAGTtgatactttatatttataaataactaCTTTTTCCAATGAGACAAATGAGACAGGGTACAATTTTGCATGAGTGATTCACAAGAAAGAAAACGTTAGGCTCCAAATTGCatatctttcaaaattcaagttttacACTAGTACCGGATCAACTTGAGATGTCAGGAGAAGATTGTCTAAGAAACtatattatactattatttCACAACATAGTCATTGAACAATGTCTCTGTAACAAAAATATACATTAGGGCCCAAGATGTTTTCGGATTCTCATGTTTCAAATTGACTTGATTCAAGCATAGCTATTTGTGTTGGCAAGTTAAATCATGTTTGTCTTATGCAGatataatcaaattcaaatacaacaggtttaattatttcaaatcaCTAAAACGAGTATGACGTAAATATATTTGATCGGAAAGATGGTGTTGACAGGGTCAGTTGACACAAAATTGACCCACATTAATCTATTAACCCAGTAACCCAGTTTTTAATCTATTAATGTTAAACACAAGAAGAAATGTCAGAGGCATTTATGGTTGTTCTTATTGTATTAAAAACCtttgatatttattgttatttgcAGATTTAAATTTActagacaaataaatatataaataaaaattaaaactggTAGTTTGCATCACTAAACCAAGGTGAGATTCTAAGGAAATGAGGACAGTTATCGATCAATTTAGCAGTAGATATGGCCAACTCTAACAGGAGAGGTCTAATAATTGTGTTAGAATCATCAACCTGATTTCAATCAGGACATGATATGACAATTATTTCGGAGATGTACAAGAAATTGAAGTACCTGCTAAAGCAGCATTTACATTACCCTGCCCCGCAGCACCAGGAGCATTTTCAGCTCTGACAGCAGGCCTTGGTGGATTGGGTGGCTGTGCAGCCCTCTGCATGCTTTGTGAAAGCCACCGGAGTAATGGTGTCAGAGCTCCAGTCTGATATCTGCAACAACCAGGTGTACAAATTTCAGTTTATACCAACCAAAAAAGATCAGTTTCTACTTGTCAATCAGAATAAACTGACACTGGTATACATATAAAGTCCatagatatttttaaaacatcaaAATAGAAACAGGAAAAGATATACAAATGAATTAAGAAATGCATCTAGATTAACTTAATGCATGGAATTCTAAAATACTGTTTCATGCAGTGATACTTaaagcaaaaatgaaaaaatttactCATGGATGTTGTGGTTGACATTTAAGACTTGTTGGCTTGTTTATCtctattttattaactttataaGTTTCTCCTTTTTTATTATGTTGGATACAAGGTAGTTTGGTCATTTTTTGGTAACCACccacttaccaaaaaaaaaaaaaaaatcagataacCATTTCAACTAAGAAATTAGGTGGAGAACAACTCAGGCAAATCAATCAAAAGGCACACAGAAATTTCCCtagatttaaaaaagaagaataggAAGTTAGAAGCTTACAAATAGATAAGTAAAGCAAAAAGCACAAGGACAATTAGCCTTAGTCTTGATCCATCTTGGTTGAACACAAATATTACGGCTGCCAGCTTTAAAATGAGCAACAAATCAAGCTGAAATGCAATTTGAAATCTCCTTACAACAACTTGTCTTTGACGAGCCGGCTGTTGCTGTTGATTTTGTTGATCTTGCTCCCCTTGTCCATGCTCCACACCCAGTGCCTCAGTCTCAACACTAGCTCTAGTACTATAGACAGACATATGAACCcaattaatatctaataatttatatgagattttaacataataattatgCAAGGAAAATTTTCGCAGGAGGCAGACATGCAAATGAGGTGTAGGCTTCTATAATATCGCAAAGGTAGAACATTATGCTTTCGTGAGAAACAAGGGATACCCTTTTTCAATCTAAACAGACAGGAACACACAAAATTgctttttttaagttaatataaTGGGATAATTTTCGTCCCACTCCTACTTAAAACTCCTGGTTAGCTAGTCCTTAAGGCCCCACAGCAATTTTGTATAACTGCAATCACCATAGTCGACTTAGCAAAGCCTTAATTCCAAATTACACCTGGTGACATCATGTATAACTTGCTCTTTGGCAAATTTTGTCCTTAATATATTGACATTTGGATGAAATTAACCCTCAGTTATGGATACATTAATTGGAAGACTGAAATTGTTTTCAAAGGTTAAGTATAGTTGTTAAGAGCACTGCACACCAATGGTTAATGCATTAATGGTTGCACAAACATtaagttatttgtttttttgtccTCTTGCAGAATCCTTTTCCCTTTGATACacagtaaaattaaaaaatttcaactccCAAACcctcatttttaaattttttgaaaacaggGCAAAACCAAAAGAAGATATTCATACTTATATTTCCATGTAATTGATATACTTTGTTCTTGAAGAACAAACTAAGGTAGAAAAGTGTCAGAGACATAACTGCTTTAGAGGTAGTAGATATAAAGGCACAAAGACAGCAGATATAGGATGAGAAAGCAAAAACGTGCCTACtttcaaataaatcatttgTGAGGACACATTCagaataaaagattttaagagcttagttaattcaaatattcacgAAATTTTTGACACAGATGTGCTTACTTGGGTATGTTGTAGGTAAGTGGGATAAGAGTGTTTGAAGGAATTCCAGTATATGGCAGAACAGGGACAGCATAAATGCCAGCGCCATGATTTGTCTGCTGTTGATGTTCCCAGGGATTTAATCCCCCTACTACTGCAGGGTACATTACTGGAAACATATCTACATCACCATTTCCAGAACCCATGAAACCGGAAAATGCTGGAACCTGACATAACCAGAGTTAATCAAACACGTATCATACACCCAAAAATAAAGCTTTCGAACTCATTACAAGTACTGTTAAATCAGTTTCAGAATCAACTTTTCTACTTAGTGATTCTAAAATCCCATTGTCGGTGCAGGGCTAAAATCGTCCATTGGTGAAGAAAATGCTATCCCTACTGAAGATTTCCTTACCCTTAATTATGGTCGATACAGTTCAAAACTTGAGACAAAAGTAACTTATTGCCCCATTAACACTACCAAAATTTTGTTAGTTCTCATatcttgttttcattaaaaGTTCAGCACTGAATAAAACAGCTCTATTCACATTTCAATCATAACATTCCACGTTACCTGCAATTGACCATTACCTTCAACATAAACAGATAACAcgaaatcaaaaccctaaaaggCAGATCTTTATGGAATCGAAAGGTATAAAATTTATGCAATTGAGATGCaaaaataagtaattaaaacaaaaaaaaaaaaagaaaacaagtaaTTAGAATcgaatttaaagttttattggAAACCTGCGGTTGCTTTAGATTGGGTTTGGGCGGCGATGATGTAGAGGACGGttgttgatttgagtttgatgcCGACGACGACGAAGAAGACGACGTCGTTTCAGATCCCTCTTCCATTTCGACTGCACTGTTTTGTTTGTTCGTGAGAGATGAAATTCTTCGagcttatatttattttaattttacggAAGATTATTCCAATACGTGTAATTTCAACAATCCACCAATATGAAGATGCCACGGAAGCATGATGTGGAATAAATCGCTGAATTTGATACGATAGTAATTAGTAGTAGGGCTAAATTCCCCAATTTAGTATAAAAGAGGAACTATTTCAACGTAATTTtacttactaaaaaaatatctcaatgtaattctaagaaaaaaaattgaataaaaaccAATTCATGAAAAGAAAGTTTAACTACAGAAGCAATTGGaatatattatctatacatTGTATCCGTCTGTCATATTTAGCATTATAATTgagtttcttttaaattttttcatttgttgatATGATTtcttattacaaaataatatatgcaATTTAAAGAATTACATAAGATAGAATATAGTAGCAATAACTAAAATTTGTGAGGACTAGAATAAGTATATTATGAGtgtataaaagaataaattgagataagtaaaagaaagagaaattataaaaaataggtaaaagtaagggggtttaagcaaaaatgcctaaaaaattcagattcaagcaaaaatgcccaacttttgtgaaatgtcgAAACAgctcatatataaatatagcaAATTTCCACGGTCCCCACGGTTAATTCACTGTTCACTAACCgtggaaaatttgaaaatttcccCTGTCCACGGTCATCCCACTGTCGGTGAGATTTTCGGTGATTTTTGTCTTTttcggcaaccgaaaatggcacaTAACGTTAGTAAATCTTCCGtcatcttatttgaatcaagttattgttcatattattgagatttgagtgagattttgcggtttgaaattttaggatttcgattttgaacaatgcttaaaatgttttgattcttggttgttttcgttgaattgattgagagattttgtgttatagcctatatagatttgatttatgttgaaatcgAAGGCCGAAACAACGAATTTTTGGTCAAAAATGGCCTCTGAAGCGATCGGCAGTCGACCGTGGGAATagtgtttcccacggtcaaacgaattctcccacggtcagcagagattgaccgtgggttagggggattaattagcttttttaaaacattggggaGCTGGGGGAAACGAATTCTCCCACGGCGggtttttctgaattttccaCGTGACAGTGGGTTGTTGCCGTGTATACCGTGGATAGGGGGGAAATTTGCATTTTTGAAACTGCAGGGAAGCTAAGagactaaaaaattaatgaggGGCTAGGGTAAATATTGGACATGTTTGTCATAGGAATttttttagggggtaaattgaaatttttcttatctagggtttctcaacgtgtagttttcgaaatttatatccgtttttctgatttagggtttttccatatgtagTTTTCGAGTTTGAGATtcgtttttatgaattttatgttttttggcaCATTTTACGAGGTGTTTTTTTactgttttaagatatatcgattcgtattttttcgattttcaaataatttttcaattgttgccattctagggtatttcaacgtgtagaattcgaattttagtttcgtttttttgaatttcgctgttttaggatatatcaattcgtatttttttgatttccaaaaaatttttttattgttgccattttagggtttttcaatgtttagaattcgaatttcagttcaattttttcaaattttaacgttttaggatatatcgacttgtatttttcagatttttgaagaatttttcgattattgccattctagggtatttcaatgtgtagaattcgaattttagttccgttttttcgaatttcaccgttttatgatatatcgacttgtattttccagattttcatagaatttttcgattcttgccattctagggtatttcaacgtgtagaattcgaatttcagtttcgttttttctaatttcaccgtttttggatatattgactcatatttttttgatttccaaagaattttttgattgttgccattttagggtttttcaatgtttagaattcgaatttcagtttcattttttcaaattttaccgttttaggatatatcgactagtatttttcagatttctgaaaaatttttcgattgttgccattctagggtatttcaacgtgtagaatttgaattttagttccgttttttcgaatttcaccgttttatgatatatcgactcatattttttagatttctgtagaatttttcgattcttgccattctagggtatttcaacgtttagaattcgaatttcggttctattttttcaaatttcaccgttttaggatatattgactcatattttccagatttttgaagaattttttgattgttgctattctagggtattttaacttttagaattcgaatttcggttccgttttttcaaatttcaccgttttaggatatatcgactcgtattttcaagattttcgaataattttttgattattgtcattctagggtatttcaacttttaaaattcgaatttcagttccgttttttcgaattttaccgttttagaatatatcgactcgtattttccaaatttttgaagaatttttgattgttgtcattctagggtatttcaacttttagaattcgaatttcatttccttttttattgttttctatttttcatctttttatgtgcatatgtgtatgatgtactttataaaaaaatatttttgatttgagtgatgttactatcaaatgttagatgaaataaagaattactcaaacaactcattctaacaaatataaaatgaagaaataatttgcactaaagttattatatcacatatcaatacaattacacatttgaaatagtaataaaaatacataGGTTACATGTAattgaagtacaacaatgatgaatcatataactacCAAAACTGATTCCACCAAATTTCAAGATCTTGTCCCTTTGCCTTTTTTAGATGAACGCTGCGGAGCGGAGGTCGGCACTGGTGctgggcttttacattgggttcgtacGTGTCCTGGTTCATGGCAATGGCTACAAATCCTTGGTGTCACATTTTCTCCCTGTGAAAGATGTCGATTTCTGTTGGAGGGACAACCCGGACGACGACTATTGAGGAGGGGGCAGAATAACCATTCCTTCTGGTGAGTGcaaccaatcagattgatttccaagaggattgacaggttcctgatatattgcactATAAATATCGATccgaaagaatggatgaacctatGCATTGACATTCGTGAgcctcatatgtcgtgcaacggcgATGACATGCTTGCACAGAATACGTGAAAGCTAAAACTTTCTACATGTGCAGGACATTTCACCGAAGTCTATAATatccatgaatccaccaaaaccgacaacctgataccgagtctGTGTAATCAATCGAATCTCCAAACGTGCAGACTTTGATAGACGACTGTTGATCTTCTCCTCCGCCcaaggggtgacaaagttaggacattcgtctgtaatttgaaaatatattaacaacacatttggCAATATCCAAAACTAAGGGAAAAAAGAGCAcgagaaaaaacatttaattagtaacgatttgatacttacttgcatggtttcttctTTCgcaaaaccatcgttgcatggtaccacAAATGAACTCTAGGAGCATTATGATGGGTAGGCctcgtgcatgtctgacaaagacactaaatgactcagcaatgttagtggtcatgatgtttAATGATACCTCGGAAAGTACACTCTACTCCAACACTCAAATTTGACAtcacgtagataagctccagcttgagggttcattgagtcaagagATTGTATCATTACCCCAAATTCtgattctgtgtatgattttacggctttccaatatgccccCCCAACCTATAAgatggaaaaaattatgataactgattataattaaaatgtataaaaaagataaactgttacaaatttaattacttgtttaaaacactatacctttgagtctcgtttatactttgtccgcatgttacacagaagatgatgacaacaacatccatgatGGACATTTGGAAAGACTTCAGTCATTGCcgagtatatagcatgatgtcgatctgagattattaATAACTCAGATAAGTCATGGATACATTCTTTAATCCTCCggagaaaccaacaccatgtgtcatgatcttcttttttaccaaCACCGAAACCGATaggatatatctgattattaccatcaagagccaccacaatgaataaatgccctagatatcgacctttaaggaatgCAACGCCAATGCAAATAACCGGGCAgagatattctctgaatgcacgaatggaacatcctaatgccatgaaaaaaaattcttaaatcgatggtcatcatccgtttcaatagcagtaatggTGCCCGGATTAGTATGCTGTAGATTGTaacaataatctggtaaaagcataaatgattcctttAGAgagcccctcaatgaatttatagcccagtttcttgcccgccaagcctgtgagtatgaaatatcaattttatatcggtcgacgATGTCCATAATTATTTCCTTACatcgataaattcgatcaatcatcacaaattttgatctcattaattgacctaaagctcgggccccagcttgtctatgatgtggcatgatttgatcaactgaacatgtgtgggtaggattcatagagttgatcccccacacttTACTGactgtggacttggttgcatgtatataccactcacaattttcagtcttgcacttaatttcccatcgTTTTTTGTTAGACTTTTTTACAtcgaattgaaatcctttaagtaaggcaaATTGCTTCACAGTGTCtttcaattgaactttattatagaaaatatcactaacctttacaccattctcctctcggatcaatctggaaccacttgatgatgttgatggctgcggagaaaaatcaggaagccacctaaatggattagtggggacattgtcaaaaaatagcccagaataattttcaccacctgaaataggatcttcaagatgcaaactatccatacctTTGATAACTGATGTCATACCCTCGataactgatgtcatatactcaggctctacatcttctaaAGGAATATcggacatatcatttccatcaaagtcaccccagtcgagaactctatctttttctctatgagcccatgagtttgcaatttacaacgggtcattactaaaatcaatcaatttttctaaatcgtattcttttttgaccccactaatgtcttcttcatcttcaccttcatcttcttcctcctgcccttcaattagggtacatgtaacaaaaacaggaatacattcctgtaaATACAGGgatatatcaataagaccctggacatcttcatcattttggatctgtacgagGCAGTCGAGTTCAATTTTTCATGGCTTCATtaatagttgaaggtagtttgttattggatcaataccgcaagactccttcaaaagctcaataaatccctcaaatgttgttccataagggattttaatcaattgtttggctcctccaacatatttcattgtgttgttgccaccttgaatccattctccctggtaacgaaccgatgcataacaatctattttaattatcaatcttgcaatgataagtttttgaaaataattattcatttataattaaaaaatctgtaACACTATGGAAAACaatcgtacaattattaatataaaaaaaactccgcatatttttctaatattttattcaaaaatctagaaaatacaagtcgatatatcctaaaacgatgaaatttaaaaaaacgaaactaaaattcgaattctacacattgaaataccctagaatagtaataatcaaaaaattctttaaaattctagaaaatacgagtcaatatatcctaaaacggtaaaatttgaaaaaaacggaattgaaattcaaattctacacgttgaaataccctaaaataacaacaatcaaaaaattattcgaaaatctggaaaatacaagtcgatatatcataaaacggtgaaattaaaaaaaactgaaactaaaattcgaattctacacgttgaaataccctagaatggcaacaatcaaaaaattcttcagaaatatggaaaatacgagtcaatatatcctaaaatgatgaaattcaaaaaaaggaaactgaaattcgaattctacaagTTGAAATAGcctaaaatgacaacaatcgaaaattttttcaaatatttggaaaatacgagtcgatatatcctaaaacggcaaaattagaaaaaacggaactgaaattcaaattctacacgttgaaataccctagaatgacaacaattaaaaaaatacgagtcgatatatcctaaaacggtaaaaaaAAGCCTCATAAAATGtgccaaaaaacataaaattcataaaaccgAATCTCAAACTCGAAAACTACATATGGAAAAACTGTAAATcagaaaaacagatataaattTCGGAAACTACGCAttgagaaaccctagataagaaaaatttcaatttatcccctaaatttcaaaaaagccCACTATTACgtggcaaatttcagaaaatcctgccgtgggagaattcgCTTCCCCCAGCtccccaatgttttaaaaaagctaattaatCCCCCTAACCCACAGTCAATCTCTACTAACCGTGGGAGAATTTatttgaccgtgggaaacactgttcccacggtcgaCTGTCGATCGCTTCGGAGAGcattttcaaccaaaaattcgttgtttcggcctccgatttcaacataaatcaaatctacataggctataacacaaaacccctcaatcaattcaacgaaaacaaccaagaatcaaaacattttaagcattgttcaaaatcgaaaccctaaaatttcaaaccgtaaaatctcactcaaatctcaataatatgaacaataacttgattcagaTAAGATGACAGAAGATGTGCTAACGTTATGtaccattttcggttgccgaaAACGATGAAAATCACCAAAAATTTCGCCAACAGTGGGATGACCGTAGGACAggggaaaatttcaaattttccacGGTCAGTGAACAGTGAATTGCCCAAAAATCATCGTGGGGACCAGGgaatctgaattttttgggcatttttcttaaacccccatatttatctaaaattgcatttaaccccccatatttgtctaatattacatttaactcctatattatgacatataaattaaacttaacaaataaaattaagttttaggctaaaattggtataaatacatttttttgataaatagtcttttttcgaatcaaattcaaaaatacgaacttctttcgtccgaacgaatctctactaattgatcttgaataaaaatgagagtgagagtgagtgtttgagtgatatgagaagtgtgtgtaataaaagtgagtgaggagggtttatatagatgaggagaagggtaattttggtattttagaaaaagttatgaaataaagaaatatcaaaatgcccttacaatgtttaatatcaaaatgccccctaaataaagaaatatcaaaatgcccttacaatgtttaatatcaaaatgccccctaattttaataaaatttcatttaacccctcatagtgagtgaggaggttttatataaatgagaagaacggtaattttggtattttagaaaaagtcatgggcatttttgcttaggaatagtgaatttgggcatttttgcttagtgggagggtattttggccattttttataatttccctaaaagaaataaataaaacattaaaatttttatatagtttgATCTGATGATTAGAATACTTATGTTTACTGTGTTTTAACTAATTTGAAGcataatataagaataatataaaatatcttccTCATTGTAtctctctccttttcttttccttaaatacaagtttaaaaaaaaaggaaaagtatatttgaaatatctttaatttagGATATTAATTCatgatttgaatataaatgagAGGGAGTTGTGTCtatatcatcttcttctttatgaaTTATGGACTTAAGGATGTCTAGGCCTTGAATTGAGTTCCTTAGACCATAAGTTTAGGCTAAAGAATTGCTTACTCATTGTTTGCTGGTTGTCGCATTTGATTATACTTCAAGGACTAATTTCGGAGTGATCAGTTTGATTGTACAACATTTGCCCCCCAATTCTTATATTGTGAGGAAGATTTCAAAAACTTTGAGAATCTTTTGTCACAGGGAGatcttatcatatatttttagattaggCAAACTAGCGATAACATGGTTATGTATGTCTCAAGTGATGTATCCAttgtatcattttattttttttgcggGATACAATCAGGCGTGCACTGTATGCATTACAAGATGGTTGGTACATGTACATGAGTAGATTGAATGGTCATGACaaattcttttcaattataaaagGAGGAACTAGAGGTGTATATTTTCTATATggttttcctctcttttttgAATGTTTCATAAGTTGTCCATAGCTACTTTCCTTTGAGTTTGATGGAAGAGGGAAGTTCAAAGTTTGAAGTTTCTATAAAAGAAGGAGATATAAAGATTCA is part of the Mangifera indica cultivar Alphonso chromosome 13, CATAS_Mindica_2.1, whole genome shotgun sequence genome and harbors:
- the LOC123195236 gene encoding uncharacterized protein LOC123195236; the protein is MEEGSETTSSSSSSSASNSNQQPSSTSSPPKPNLKQPQVPAFSGFMGSGNGDVDMFPVMYPAVVGGLNPWEHQQQTNHGAGIYAVPVLPYTGIPSNTLIPLTYNIPNTRASVETEALGVEHGQGEQDQQNQQQQPARQRQVVVRRFQIAFQLDLLLILKLAAVIFVFNQDGSRLRLIVLVLFALLIYLYQTGALTPLLRWLSQSMQRAAQPPNPPRPAVRAENAPGAAGQGNVNAALAEGQAGVENENQPLNGGNQVAENGNENENENANAHGGNQWWGIVKEIQMIVFGFITSLLPGFHHIE